The following proteins are co-located in the Dromiciops gliroides isolate mDroGli1 chromosome 2, mDroGli1.pri, whole genome shotgun sequence genome:
- the THAP1 gene encoding THAP domain-containing protein 1 isoform X2, with amino-acid sequence MVQSCSAYGCRNRYDKDKPVSFHKMMTFWSNKNSSRLLPLHLLFPKLMLLLDY; translated from the exons ATGGTGCAGTCCTGCTCCGCCTATGGCTGTAGGAACCGCTACGACAAGGATAAACCCGTTTCCTTTCACAA AATGATGACCTTTTGGAGCAACAAGAACAGCTCCCGCCTCCTCCCCTTACACCTCCTGTTTCCCAAGTTGATGCTGCTCTTGGATTACTGA
- the THAP1 gene encoding THAP domain-containing protein 1 isoform X1 has product MVQSCSAYGCRNRYDKDKPVSFHKFPLTRPDLCKKWEAAVRRKNFKPSKYSSICSEHFTPDCFKRECNNKLLKENAVPTIFCFTEPHDKNDDLLEQQEQLPPPPLTPPVSQVDAALGLLMPPLHTPNNLAVFCDHNYTVEDTVHQRKRIQQLEEQVEKLRKKLKTAQQRCRRQERQLEKLKEVVQFQKEKDALSGRGYVILPNDYYEIVEVPA; this is encoded by the exons ATGGTGCAGTCCTGCTCCGCCTATGGCTGTAGGAACCGCTACGACAAGGATAAACCCGTTTCCTTTCACAA GTTTCCTCTTACACGACCTGATCTTTGTAAAAAATGGGAGGCTGCTGTCAGAAGAAAAAACTTTAAACCCAGCAAATACAGCAGTATTTGTTCAGAACACTTTACTCCAGACTGCTTTAAGAGAGAGTGCAACAATAAGCTACTGAAGGAGAATGCTGTACCCACGATATTTTGTTTTACTGAGCCACATGACAAG AATGATGACCTTTTGGAGCAACAAGAACAGCTCCCGCCTCCTCCCCTTACACCTCCTGTTTCCCAAGTTGATGCTGCTCTTGGATTACTGATGCCACCTCTTCACACTCCTAATAATCTTGCAGTTTTCTGTGACCACAACTACACTGTAGAAGATACAGTGCATCAAAGGAAAAGGATTCAACAGCTTGAAGAACAAGTGGAAAAACTCAGAAAGAAGCTCAAGACTGCACAGCAGCGATGCCGAAGACAAGAGCGGCAGCTCGAAAAGCTCAAGGAAGTTGTCCAGTTTCAGAAAGAAAAGGATGCATTATCTGGAAGGGGCTATGTGATTCTGCCCAATGACTACTATGAAATAGTAGAAGTTCCGGCATGA